TTCTACTCGGTACTTAAATAATGTTTGATTCCATAGCTGACATTAGGAAAATAGGTGTTTCtgttacctacctactacgTACCGAACAAAATGAATTCCTCAAGAAAATTAATCAAACGTGGGACACGTTCAAAAGCAATCTAAGAAACCTACTATACATTTTCATTGGGTTCTAATAATTACAACAGTTTCGAAAAACGTACagtaaattacattttctttatttaataatctttatttaataatttaattagtaagtatattacaataaaataaagctaattaattattttaaagtccaTCTGTTTTGAGACCGTAGGGTGATTCTGAATTTGTCACGAAGTAATAATTTCCTGGACGtctgaaattaattaatattttcttttcttaaaaTTTGTTTCCAAATTTTATAAGCAACAATTTATGCCATCTATACACACTAAATCATTCGATTTTCATATAAGAATAACAGTTTTTCTTCATCTTTACATACTTGCAAAGACTTATcttaaaatgaatttttaaaagcgGGTTATTTGCaagaatttcaatttatttaacagttAATTGTAATCCCGTTGGCAGTTTAAAATGTTCTTTGTCAAAGTGTATGTaatcattattcataaaaatgtgtaaatttaagaaaacatacgcatttgtgttgtattttccTAAAAGCAAAGTCTCAGCAACCCTTTCCTCCTTCGAATAGTGTTTCCATACTTTATAGTTCTTCGCATACGATCCAATTATTGTTCCTGGATATTTGATCGCGTCCGCTAATAGCTTCCAACTTCTATTGTGATTACATAAatctgaaaaataatttaaaacttatttaaaatttacttttgtttCTATTTCTGGTCTTGGGCATCATACGTAATTCCCAGTGAGCATTAATTGCTGGGACACATGTCACAATTGGAGGTTTCATGAGAGAATAATTGGTACAATGGTTAGGATGAATAattcataacataaatatttaatataataagttatgtattttttgCCACCTGTAACATCATTAATATAATCAACCTTTTACCGGCTTACTaaaaagcacgggtctcctgtcgGAATGAGAAGAGCAAACGCCAGCCGAATAGGTACGGTTTGGCAGACTTCACAGCTCATAAGTCTTACACAACATTATGGATAATTCTCAGGCACGCAGGATTTCTGACGACGTTTTTTCACTAATATTTAAACATACGTAACTCCGATTTCCGAAAAATATATTCGGAAAATTATGCTGGATTTCTAACAACGTTATTCACCGATCAGTcagtaaccagtggcgtgcatacacggtatgcacagggtatgcagatgatataaaatggagaaaatctgcAGCACGattcattaaaaacttaagggtagttattacttattttatttaaacaacttaattgcataataaaggaaacacacacaggaacagttacattaacataaattaaatgcaaaaggcggccttatcactaaaagtgatcccttccaggctaccttaactattggagtaaggcaatgagagacgggaaatcgcaattctatataaaaaaaaatatcatatacataaataatgaaataaaataataaatgtacttaatataatatgtataaatatttatataaatctatatatatatataatgaaaatggtcttcgtttgaggctcaatcacgcctaaaccactgatcgtatcgacatgaaactaccaccattcgatgcgaaatttttcctagatggtttatggctatctattttttgaattccaacattccttcatttttttattgctgttttacttgtatgaacatttatcccgctaataaaaacaaaagataagcattttctcttgattcttttgttttcatggatttcaacagagtgtattaaacggattatggttttttacattcagctaagaatctactcacggtagtggagaacggctggaccaattgggctttttttttatcttcagaattgtcaggagaaagttttgtatgtaagaaaattttaaaaaagcccgataaaaagttaaaaatttcgatgataatcgaagaattcccatctatatagtcactcaccacgaaatctcgggaaccataagacttagaaacgtgaaacttggtaggaatattacttttgctatgtagaggtcagctatgaatagattttaagaaattcattccccaaaggggattgcgggggcgttaacaatgaacaattcccgtttttaaactatagctcctatagacttcaaatttggtaggaatcttctgtaagaggtgtagaaataggctatgaacgaattttacgatagctcaccccacagggggttgcgggggtgggtattaacaattaatatttttaattttccagctaaagctcctacaagctccaaattttgtaggaattttctataagtgatgtaaaaatgatttatgaacaaattttacgatatcccaccccaaagaagattgcgggggcgttaacaatgaaaattttcaatttccaagctatagctcctatagactccaaatttagtgagagtgttctatatgtaatataaaaatgatcttcgaacggattttacaatgaatcacctccaataaggttcgcgggggtgggtgttaacaataaaaaatttcaatttcgaaatatagcttctaaaaattctaaatatggtaggaatcttttattattcacataaagaacatctcaaaatggatttcaataaagtctacttccgacaggaattgcgggggtgggtgttaaaatcgaaattttttatttctaacctgtaacttctacagactccaaatttggtggggatcttcgtgtatgtagggatattcgtgtatttccttacaacaatcgtctttttggcagcggagaaaaagtcattgagaggtttcaaaaacttaactttacatgtagctatccaatcaacggactaagaattttacatttattttacttttgcagactacataaccgacgaattcttttattgcgggatcgcggaaatgtaacagattaaaatgaatgcatttccaagcacatgagatgtggaaaagaaatttagttacttattccaatagaattcataaaaaaacatgcacaatctataaaaaatctataaaaaatatatatctataaaaaattgatgtcacggagaaaattttagttaacagaaaattcgtcgcacttgaacctagacagatttcaactttacatatgagacttgcaatgactttaacttaaactttcaatgctcatttcaaatttttttcttcatgtcaattattattaatttttggaagaaaggcacggaaatgttataatgattgcacattgaaagttacaatgaatattagtgagaaaaatcacctgtatgaaagatacaggctaaatcgatggaatttggaatttgagtaagtctaaacaatatcgatgcttacagttctatccgcggggcctatttatgttcatacaaaaataaaaaaaaaggagaataataaaaatatgaaaaaataaaataaaaatgaaacataaaatgtaatttatttcctttttcaattcgcccagcaaagcgggctggaaacggctagtataatatatatgcataaatacacatacatatacatataatattaacatgtttatagtgaccAATAGTTCCTccttacacgacttttaaaaatcacAACGTATTTAGATCGTCGAATGTCATCAGGGAGTTATTGTTGGAGATATAAATAGCCtacctaaagttttttataaatcgtccTGGagaatttctgtattttacatcgtctgcataccctgtacataccctgtatgcatgcGATGTCAATAACTATGATACGATGACCGcgtaactaaaaaatattgaaatatattttctgGTGGATAGGTACTTAGTTACGTCTCATTATAACTGTTATGTCTTGCTCATTATGCCCCCTTACCTATAAGTGCTCTCATAAGTAAGGGGGTTGACACTTACCTATTCTTTTCTTAAAAGAAAAACCCTAATTAGTACCTAAATAGAgtgttttgtgacagagttcgccCGGGAAGAACTACCTCCTGCTCATTTCTGctgccaaacagcattgctttAGTCTAGTTAGAACAGCGTGTTTGCTAGTGGAATTACAAGCACATGAGGCATAATACCTaaacctcaggttgatggaggACGGagggcactttgtaggacgtgttaaTTGCGATGTGATGCTCTGTTTCTATGCGATCGTTTtccaattattactttaaaaaaaattaagggttCCAGTAGCGTAAGTTTATCATTTTACCTTCAGGAGAAAATGCTGGGGACGGTTGATTTCCACACCCAGGTTGCCTAACGGGCCCAATAGCCCTGTAATTCGCCCAGAAGTCCACAGTGCCCGACGAAGTCCGTAAGCCATATTTGCTTGGATCTGTGTGAATTACGTCCACATAGAGAGCTGAGGCCGGACTCAGCTTATGACTGGGAGCTTTAGTCTCAAAGCCCACAGCCGCAGGATCAACACCTGTTATCcttaaaatataacagaaacattttaaaagtgACGAAAGAGatttgaatatttgttttaacCGCTCCGCTATTTTAATTGTCAAAATAGCACGCAAGAATCAATCAATGTAGTTATtcatatgaatgtttttaacagtgtaccccaccttttttgtttcttcttagttttcctaatcctaaggcagagatcgctacttagtgGCTTAAGGATAAGAATAAgggatattcttttttttttgtttttctaaactCGATGTggttacaaataaagagtatataaataaagagtaaataaatgaatggcTGGaatcaaatcatcatcataccatatacatttacataaaatcAATCCATATGCCTTTTccagtaaattataattatttagcttTTCCCGAGATCCAGGGTTCGATACACGATGGGGGcgttttaggaatttataatatctgatttTTTCTTGTTCAgtctggtgggatgctttggccgtggctgctTGCCTTGTTACACCAAGCCTACCGCCCAAGACGTGCGGCCAAGTTCTGGTAATATGTCGCGTATAAACTATATCGCGTATACGCGAAtaatattgtgagatggtgataacaaaaaaaaaaaaaaaaacacccggctaagtttgttgtgggcttcttcttagaccgggacgcgtttggaaccctcgtagctttagttttaagtttactaatgtggttatcgccatcatctcactaccgtgtaattcttatgtacgcatcaaaagtgccacctgtgggccttgaataaacatatttttgactttgactttgactttgactttatgggTTTACTttaactgccgtacccctaacgGGTTACCCTTTACTACTATGGACTGCATCATCGCAAGATGGTGTTGCATTTTAAGATAAACTTGTAGAGATGAAAAAATGTGCTCTAGTAACAGTCCAAATTtaacttgatatttttatttgtagaaaGTACGTTTAGCGGAAGGTCCTACAAATCGtaacataaattaaactttcataaatccgtactaatattatcaatgcgaaagtgtgtatgttcgTTGGTATGCTACCACTAACCACTGGCCTGAGATCaagataaaatttggtacatatATAATTCGAGATAGACATTTGAGGAGATTTAATGAAATTAGACTATGTTTCATATGCACGGCTTTATACTTAAACCGATCTTAGCTTAGTAATGCATAGCGTGAATCCTGCAGACGGACATCAAAAACTTTTATCCCAGATTCCCGcgaattattaaaaaccaaaaaaaacaacatcGCTGGCAACAtctagataaatataaaaatgttaatttacCATGGTAGCTGTATCCCCCTCTGTCGTAATTTAAAGCCAGCTATGCCCCAAATCTGAGCTCCGAGTGAATGGCCGATGAGATGTGTTTTACTAATATCGAGTCCAGCATCCGAGAGAAGAGAGAATGTGTCCACTAGT
The genomic region above belongs to Pararge aegeria chromosome 11, ilParAegt1.1, whole genome shotgun sequence and contains:
- the LOC120627584 gene encoding phospholipase A1-like; the encoded protein is MICYNKLKMNASAVGFYFLLLIAISTGYDREVKLRFYHASFEKYTELPLNEADKMLHTSWYNRNRTTVIFCHGFTGFPTGPAVTGIITAYLEQEESNVALLNWEYLASSPTPGLATSYVNWAAPNARQLGARLVDTFSLLSDAGLDISKTHLIGHSLGAQIWGIAGFKLRQRGIQLPWITGVDPAAVGFETKAPSHKLSPASALYVDVIHTDPSKYGLRTSSGTVDFWANYRAIGPVRQPGCGNQPSPAFSPEDLCNHNRSWKLLADAIKYPGTIIGSYAKNYKVWKHYSKEERVAETLLLGKYNTNARPGNYYFVTNSESPYGLKTDGL